A region of the Gemmatimonadota bacterium genome:
ACAGGGATTGTTCGCTTATTAAGTGCTTTGCATGGGCAATTCTGATCTCTCTCAATTTTTCTCGGAAAGGCTTGCCAACATGCTTTTTGAACAAGGCGCTCAGATGTGTTCTGGAAAGTTTGAAATGGTCCACGAGATCACTAAATTTGAGGTCCGGGTTGCTGTAATGCGCCTCCAAAAATGCTTCAAACGCAATTTTCCAACTCGAATCTGATGGGATATGGGTTTTGACCTCAGTCAAAAACTTGCTCCTTTCAACTACACTATTCAGACAGATATTTCACTGCTTAAACAGATATGTGCAACATGTGTGCCAATGGTGAATTCCTAAAATAATAA
Encoded here:
- a CDS encoding helix-turn-helix transcriptional regulator, whose amino-acid sequence is MCLNSVVERSKFLTEVKTHIPSDSSWKIAFEAFLEAHYSNPDLKFSDLVDHFKLSRTHLSALFKKHVGKPFREKLREIRIAHAKHLISEQSLLTYEVASMCGFHSSKYFCQVFMKVNDMSLTAYRAKVRCESILEKNS